From Synechococcus sp. A10-1-5-1, a single genomic window includes:
- a CDS encoding c-type cytochrome has protein sequence MRRLLSLIALCLALVLGASPSFAADADHGAQIFSANCAACHMGGGNVVNAERTLKKEALESYLANYSAGHEEAIQYQVTNGKNAMPAFGGKLSDGDIADVAAYVETMSQNGWA, from the coding sequence ATGCGCCGTCTCCTCTCCCTGATTGCCCTTTGCCTGGCGCTGGTGCTGGGTGCTTCCCCCAGCTTCGCCGCTGACGCCGACCATGGCGCTCAGATCTTCTCCGCGAACTGCGCTGCTTGCCACATGGGCGGCGGCAACGTGGTGAACGCTGAGCGCACCCTCAAGAAAGAAGCCCTCGAGTCCTACCTGGCCAACTACAGCGCTGGCCATGAAGAGGCCATCCAGTACCAAGTCACCAACGGCAAGAACGCAATGCCCGCCTTCGGCGGCAAGCTGAGCGACGGTGACATCGCTGATGTGGCTGCCTACGTCGAGACCATGAGCCAGAACGGCTGGGCTTGA
- a CDS encoding NAD(P)-dependent oxidoreductase, translated as MSSAPARILITGASGCVGQHIADLLYRETNAELLLWLRDPSKLTAVPATDPRITLLVGDLRDVEPHRALIASATRIIHTATAWGDPERARQVNVVAVKQMLAATNPEVLEQVVYFSTASILNSDLKLLPEAMPYGTEYIQTKAQCLEQLEQHVLAQRIVAVFPTLVFGGRVDGTGVFPTSYLTAGLKEGARWLWLAKWLRADASFHFIHAADIARVCVHLATNPHQPNPEAGQGPVRRLVLGQPFVTVNETVKRLCRWRRGWYPPVGLDLQGWLIEGLIKLLRIEVNAWDRFSIRQRHFVHEPVSPPERFGLVSHAPTLEAVFADAGLKHRG; from the coding sequence TTGAGTTCGGCGCCCGCAAGGATCCTGATCACTGGGGCCAGCGGCTGCGTTGGCCAGCACATTGCTGATCTTCTCTACCGAGAGACCAACGCCGAGTTGCTCCTCTGGCTGAGAGATCCCAGCAAACTGACGGCCGTTCCCGCCACTGATCCGCGGATCACGCTGTTGGTGGGGGACCTTCGTGATGTGGAACCCCACCGCGCACTGATTGCCTCGGCCACGCGCATCATCCACACCGCCACGGCCTGGGGAGACCCTGAACGGGCCCGGCAGGTGAACGTGGTGGCTGTGAAGCAGATGCTGGCGGCCACCAATCCTGAGGTTTTGGAGCAGGTGGTGTATTTCTCCACCGCCAGCATTCTTAATAGCGATCTCAAGCTGTTGCCGGAGGCGATGCCCTACGGCACTGAATACATCCAGACCAAGGCGCAGTGCCTGGAGCAGCTCGAACAGCATGTGCTTGCTCAGCGCATTGTGGCGGTCTTCCCCACGCTGGTCTTCGGAGGTCGCGTCGATGGCACTGGGGTCTTCCCCACCAGCTACCTCACGGCAGGACTGAAGGAAGGGGCCCGTTGGCTCTGGCTAGCGAAGTGGCTGCGAGCCGATGCCAGCTTCCACTTCATCCATGCCGCCGACATCGCTCGGGTCTGCGTGCATCTCGCCACAAACCCCCATCAACCCAACCCCGAAGCCGGTCAGGGCCCAGTGAGGCGACTGGTGCTGGGTCAGCCGTTCGTCACCGTCAATGAGACCGTGAAGCGGCTCTGCCGCTGGCGCCGAGGCTGGTATCCCCCGGTTGGCCTGGATCTTCAGGGCTGGCTGATCGAAGGCCTGATCAAGCTGCTGCGGATCGAAGTGAATGCCTGGGATCGTTTTTCGATCCGCCAGCGCCACTTTGTTCACGAACCGGTCAGCCCGCCTGAGCGCTTTGGATTGGTGAGCCATGCACCAACCCTGGAGGCGGTCTTTGCGGACGCGGGACTGAAACACCGGGGGTAA
- the hemE gene encoding uroporphyrinogen decarboxylase, whose amino-acid sequence MSSNAPLLLRAARGEQVERPPVWMMRQAGRYMKIYRDLRDKYPSFRERSENPDLSYEISMQPFNAFKPDGVILFSDILTPLPGMGIDFDIIESKGPQIQDPIRSMAQVEALTPLNPAETMPFVGEVLGRLRQSVGNEAAVLGFVGAPWTLAAYVVEGKSSKNYAVIKAMAFREPKILHKLLDHFAESIANYLRYQIDSGAQVVQMFDSWAGQLSPADYDTFAAPYQKKVVDLVKQTHPDTPFILYISGSAGVIERMARTGVDIVSLDWTVDMAEGLARLPEHVGVQGNVDPGLLFGSQDAIRDRIDDCVRKARGRKHILNLGHGILPGTPEENGQFFFEAGKSVMDRLGAAV is encoded by the coding sequence ATGTCTTCTAACGCCCCCCTGCTGCTGCGCGCTGCCCGTGGTGAGCAGGTGGAGCGTCCTCCGGTCTGGATGATGCGCCAGGCCGGCCGATACATGAAGATCTACCGCGACCTGCGCGACAAATACCCCAGCTTCCGCGAACGCTCTGAGAACCCTGATCTCTCCTATGAGATCTCGATGCAGCCGTTCAACGCCTTCAAGCCCGACGGCGTGATCCTGTTCTCTGACATCCTCACGCCCCTGCCGGGCATGGGCATCGACTTCGACATCATCGAGAGCAAGGGCCCTCAAATCCAGGACCCCATCCGCTCAATGGCGCAGGTAGAAGCCCTGACCCCATTGAACCCGGCCGAGACCATGCCCTTCGTTGGCGAGGTGCTGGGTCGACTGCGCCAGAGCGTGGGCAACGAGGCCGCTGTCCTCGGCTTCGTCGGCGCACCGTGGACACTGGCTGCCTATGTCGTTGAAGGCAAGAGCAGCAAAAATTACGCGGTGATCAAGGCCATGGCCTTCCGCGAGCCCAAAATCCTGCACAAACTGCTGGATCATTTCGCCGAATCCATCGCTAACTACCTGCGCTACCAGATCGACTCCGGCGCCCAGGTCGTGCAGATGTTCGACTCCTGGGCCGGTCAGCTGAGCCCCGCGGACTACGACACGTTCGCCGCCCCTTATCAGAAGAAGGTGGTGGACCTGGTCAAGCAGACCCATCCCGACACACCGTTCATCCTCTACATCTCCGGCAGCGCTGGGGTCATCGAGCGGATGGCTCGCACCGGCGTGGACATCGTGTCCCTGGACTGGACCGTGGACATGGCAGAAGGCCTGGCCCGCCTTCCCGAGCACGTCGGTGTTCAAGGCAACGTGGACCCCGGCCTGCTGTTCGGGAGCCAAGACGCCATCCGCGACCGCATCGATGACTGCGTTCGCAAGGCCCGCGGCCGCAAGCACATCCTGAACCTTGGTCACGGCATCCTGCCCGGCACCCCTGAAGAGAATGGTCAGTTCTTCTTCGAGGCCGGCAAGTCCGTGATGGACCGCCTGGGAGCTGCAGTTTGA
- the glgB gene encoding 1,4-alpha-glucan branching protein GlgB: MVEDGQRLAECRHDHPQAVLGPHPLDNGKWVVRVWMPEADRVELIGAGLPQAMETPHHPWVFETELPSNPGSGYQIRVQRGGIEHVAHDPWAFREEWMGELDRHLFAEGNHNHIWQRMGAHVVTRDGVAGVMFCLWAPNARSVSVLGNFNSWDGRHHPMQSRLGGCWELFIPGLKPGEIYKYEIRSQQGHCYQKADPYGFRHEVRPDNGSVVEALEGYSWGDGAWMQERDSRNPLDQPISVYEMHLGSWMHASADQPFVETDGTVREPVPAADLKPGARLLTYSELADRVIPYVKARGFTHIELMPISEHPFDGSWGYQVTGWYAPTSRFGQPDEFRAFVDRCHAEGIGVILDWVPGHFPKDAHGLAFFDGAHLYEHADPRIGEHKEWGTLIFNYSRNEVRNFLVANLVYWFEQFHIDGIRVDAVASMLYRDYLRPDGEWIANEHGGRENTEAVQFLQQANHVLFQHFPGALSIAEESTTWPMVTKPTDMGGLGFNLKWNMGWMHDMLDYFELDPWFRQFHQNNVTFSIWYAYTENFMLALSHDEVVHGKSNLLHKMPGDDWQKFANTRALLAYMWTHPGKKTIFMGMEFGQRSEWNVWGDLQWDLLQYEPHQGLQRLVDDLNVFYKSQPALWRDDFEEYGFQWIDCNDNRHSVISFMRRESTTGQWLVVVANFTPQSHSHYRVGVPLSGFYTEVLNTDAARYGGSNLGNLGGKFTDEWGIHSYENSLDLCLPPLSVLVFKRDEKRSQEGLGAAETEVRDEAAEPRV; this comes from the coding sequence ATGGTTGAAGACGGTCAGCGCCTCGCGGAATGCCGCCATGACCATCCCCAGGCTGTCCTGGGTCCCCACCCGCTCGACAACGGCAAATGGGTCGTCCGGGTGTGGATGCCTGAAGCTGATCGGGTTGAACTGATTGGCGCCGGTCTGCCCCAGGCGATGGAGACCCCCCATCACCCCTGGGTCTTCGAAACCGAGCTCCCCAGCAACCCCGGCAGCGGCTATCAGATCCGCGTGCAGCGCGGCGGCATTGAACACGTCGCCCACGACCCCTGGGCCTTCCGCGAGGAGTGGATGGGTGAGTTGGATCGCCATCTCTTCGCCGAAGGCAATCACAACCACATCTGGCAGCGAATGGGTGCCCATGTGGTGACCCGCGATGGCGTCGCAGGCGTCATGTTCTGCCTGTGGGCACCCAACGCCCGCAGCGTCTCCGTGCTGGGCAATTTCAACAGCTGGGACGGACGCCATCACCCCATGCAGTCGCGCTTGGGCGGCTGCTGGGAACTGTTCATCCCTGGCCTCAAACCGGGCGAGATCTACAAGTACGAAATCCGTAGCCAGCAGGGGCACTGCTACCAAAAGGCTGATCCCTACGGCTTCCGCCACGAGGTCAGACCGGACAACGGCTCGGTTGTGGAAGCCCTGGAGGGTTACAGCTGGGGGGATGGCGCCTGGATGCAGGAGCGGGACAGTCGCAACCCTCTTGACCAGCCGATCTCGGTCTACGAGATGCACCTCGGAAGCTGGATGCACGCCAGTGCCGACCAGCCCTTCGTCGAAACCGATGGGACCGTGCGCGAGCCGGTACCCGCCGCCGACCTCAAACCCGGGGCTCGCCTACTGACCTACTCCGAGCTTGCCGATCGAGTAATCCCCTACGTGAAAGCACGGGGCTTCACCCACATCGAATTGATGCCCATCTCGGAGCATCCCTTTGATGGATCCTGGGGCTATCAGGTCACGGGCTGGTACGCCCCGACAAGCCGCTTCGGCCAGCCCGACGAATTCCGCGCCTTTGTCGATCGCTGCCACGCCGAAGGGATTGGCGTGATCCTCGACTGGGTCCCCGGACATTTCCCCAAGGACGCCCACGGCCTGGCCTTCTTTGATGGCGCCCACCTCTATGAGCATGCGGATCCCCGGATCGGCGAGCACAAGGAATGGGGGACGCTGATCTTCAACTACAGCCGCAACGAAGTCAGGAACTTCCTTGTCGCGAACCTGGTCTATTGGTTCGAGCAATTCCACATCGATGGCATCCGTGTGGATGCAGTGGCCTCCATGCTCTACCGGGACTATCTGCGTCCCGATGGTGAATGGATCGCCAACGAACACGGCGGGCGGGAAAACACCGAGGCCGTTCAATTTCTGCAGCAGGCCAACCACGTGCTGTTCCAGCACTTCCCTGGGGCCCTGTCGATCGCTGAGGAATCGACCACCTGGCCGATGGTGACCAAGCCCACCGACATGGGCGGTTTGGGGTTCAACCTCAAGTGGAACATGGGCTGGATGCACGACATGCTCGATTACTTCGAGCTCGATCCCTGGTTCCGCCAGTTCCACCAGAACAACGTCACCTTCTCGATCTGGTACGCCTACACCGAGAACTTCATGCTCGCGCTGAGCCACGACGAAGTCGTGCACGGAAAGAGCAACCTGCTCCACAAGATGCCTGGCGACGATTGGCAGAAGTTCGCCAACACCCGGGCACTCCTTGCCTACATGTGGACCCATCCCGGCAAGAAGACCATCTTTATGGGCATGGAATTCGGCCAGCGGTCGGAATGGAATGTCTGGGGTGATCTGCAGTGGGATCTGCTCCAGTACGAGCCCCATCAAGGACTGCAGCGACTGGTGGATGACCTGAACGTCTTCTACAAGTCACAACCGGCCCTCTGGCGCGACGACTTTGAGGAGTACGGCTTCCAATGGATCGACTGCAATGACAATCGTCATTCGGTGATCAGCTTCATGCGCCGGGAGAGCACCACCGGCCAGTGGTTGGTGGTCGTGGCGAACTTCACCCCCCAGAGCCATTCCCATTACCGGGTCGGCGTTCCCCTAAGCGGCTTCTACACCGAGGTCCTCAACACCGATGCCGCTCGCTACGGCGGCAGCAACCTGGGGAACCTTGGCGGGAAATTCACCGACGAATGGGGCATCCACAGCTACGAAAACTCCCTGGATCTCTGTCTTCCTCCCCTCTCAGTGCTGGTCTTTAAGCGGGATGAGAAGCGCAGCCAGGAAGGCCTAGGCGCTGCGGAGACTGAAGTTCGTGACGAAGCGGCGGAACCCAGGGTCTAG
- a CDS encoding DUF3887 domain-containing protein codes for MPRQLRLLSAGLGSFTLAMATSGLLASPAPAEAFPQQRLSPIAQGSALSVDQARAAAVRILKAVKDGDANTRYAQFSAERQAITSPSMIAATMRTQPKVLSYTLLSVRSGMGKSTVEAELNTSAGKRVVFMVLNGDGKLSRYYVDRADDASSMVAKGFIEAVSTGNFITAQSFLSPDFQEEITPDALQRKWLGLQRITGNFVNINRVVEAESTPDTRLVLVNVHFNRLSDNLYVILNNENQITGVDFPEEPAAPAAAS; via the coding sequence ATGCCGCGCCAACTGCGCCTGCTCTCCGCCGGTCTTGGGTCCTTCACCCTGGCCATGGCGACGTCTGGCCTGTTGGCGAGCCCTGCTCCTGCGGAGGCGTTTCCCCAGCAACGTCTCAGTCCAATCGCCCAGGGCAGTGCCCTGAGCGTGGACCAGGCTCGGGCCGCTGCCGTTCGAATCCTCAAGGCCGTCAAAGACGGGGACGCAAATACCCGCTACGCCCAGTTCTCAGCTGAACGGCAGGCGATCACCAGCCCTTCGATGATCGCGGCCACCATGCGGACCCAGCCGAAGGTCCTGAGCTACACCTTGCTGAGTGTTCGCAGCGGCATGGGCAAGAGCACCGTTGAAGCCGAGCTGAACACCAGCGCCGGGAAGCGCGTGGTCTTCATGGTCCTCAATGGCGACGGCAAACTCTCGCGCTACTACGTCGATCGCGCCGACGATGCCAGCAGCATGGTTGCCAAGGGCTTCATCGAAGCCGTGAGCACGGGCAACTTCATCACCGCCCAAAGTTTCCTGAGCCCTGACTTCCAAGAGGAGATCACCCCTGATGCCCTCCAACGCAAGTGGCTGGGGCTGCAGCGGATCACCGGCAATTTCGTCAACATCAACCGCGTTGTCGAAGCGGAATCCACCCCGGACACGCGCCTGGTGCTGGTCAATGTGCACTTCAACCGGCTGAGTGACAATCTCTACGTGATTCTCAATAACGAGAACCAAATCACCGGCGTCGACTTCCCCGAGGAACCCGCTGCACCGGCTGCAGCTTCTTAA
- a CDS encoding CocE/NonD family hydrolase has translation MTQEQLRCADGTVLESTLWTPGGEGPWPCLLMRQPYGRAIASTVTYAHPSWYAQGGFAVLVQDVRGRGDSEGAFLGFQQEASDTSETLRWMRQQPWCNGKVGTYGFSYQGLSQLLYSSTEHLPDALAPAMCGLDERLHWASEGGCHWWALGLGWALQLAAQHCQREGDHQGWEEIRRSLEDGAFVRDGMALLERFDPTGMGLRWLKSDPRQPDHWVQHHTPQELWQRPMLLIGGWHDPHLMGVLDLWNRSSSAGGATLLRIGAWSHLNWKGGVDQLQLDFFHHHLCGHEPATPLAGTQLMESGSGQWQVRSPRECSGQRWRLASGGRAALCLSDGQLLERATSSSDVVIVHDPWRAMGGRGGHLGLDAGPVDRSDLDARTDVACFTTARFDQATEVFGQPQLEIEAEADQPGFDLCLALSLCHMDGRVEQLSTGVARFLGPSAQRCQRRSVALQPLLINVEAGCALRLSIALAAWPQIAVNPGDGSQPRSGVSPSHRVITVSLKLPNAALSILPMVGAN, from the coding sequence GTGACTCAGGAGCAGCTGCGCTGCGCTGACGGCACTGTCCTGGAATCAACCCTATGGACGCCTGGGGGCGAAGGTCCTTGGCCCTGCCTGCTGATGCGTCAGCCCTACGGGCGCGCCATTGCCTCGACGGTCACCTACGCCCATCCGAGTTGGTACGCCCAAGGGGGGTTTGCAGTCCTTGTGCAGGACGTGCGCGGACGTGGCGACTCCGAAGGAGCGTTTCTCGGATTTCAGCAGGAGGCCAGCGACACCAGTGAGACCCTGCGCTGGATGCGCCAGCAACCCTGGTGCAACGGCAAGGTGGGGACCTACGGCTTTTCGTACCAAGGCCTTAGCCAGCTGCTCTATTCCAGTACTGAACACCTACCTGATGCCCTAGCCCCGGCGATGTGCGGGCTCGATGAGCGTTTGCATTGGGCCAGCGAGGGCGGATGTCACTGGTGGGCCTTGGGGTTGGGCTGGGCTCTGCAACTGGCGGCTCAACATTGCCAGCGCGAAGGCGACCACCAGGGCTGGGAGGAGATTCGGCGCAGCCTCGAGGACGGCGCTTTCGTGCGCGATGGCATGGCCTTGCTAGAGCGCTTTGACCCCACAGGGATGGGGCTGCGTTGGCTGAAGTCAGACCCCAGGCAACCGGACCACTGGGTGCAGCATCACACTCCCCAAGAGCTCTGGCAGCGGCCCATGCTGCTCATTGGCGGCTGGCATGACCCACACCTGATGGGCGTGCTGGACCTTTGGAACCGCTCTTCATCCGCTGGAGGTGCCACGCTGCTTCGGATCGGCGCCTGGAGCCACCTGAACTGGAAGGGGGGAGTCGATCAGCTGCAGCTGGACTTCTTCCATCACCATCTCTGCGGCCATGAACCCGCCACCCCCTTGGCTGGAACGCAGCTCATGGAGTCAGGATCCGGGCAATGGCAGGTGCGATCACCACGGGAGTGCTCTGGCCAACGCTGGCGATTAGCCAGCGGCGGACGAGCCGCCTTGTGTCTGAGCGATGGGCAACTGCTCGAGCGGGCCACCAGCAGCTCGGACGTCGTGATCGTGCATGACCCTTGGCGAGCCATGGGCGGCCGAGGAGGGCACCTTGGGCTGGATGCAGGACCGGTCGATCGCAGCGATCTCGATGCCCGCACGGATGTGGCCTGTTTCACCACTGCCCGCTTCGATCAAGCCACCGAAGTGTTTGGTCAACCCCAGCTGGAGATTGAGGCCGAAGCCGATCAGCCCGGATTTGATCTTTGCCTGGCCCTCTCGCTCTGCCACATGGATGGCCGCGTTGAACAACTCTCGACAGGGGTTGCCCGCTTCCTGGGGCCATCAGCCCAACGCTGCCAGCGGCGCTCCGTGGCACTCCAACCGCTGCTGATCAACGTTGAGGCCGGGTGTGCCCTGAGACTCTCGATCGCCCTGGCGGCCTGGCCGCAGATCGCCGTTAACCCAGGCGATGGATCTCAGCCCCGATCAGGTGTGAGTCCCAGCCATCGCGTCATCACTGTGTCCCTAAAGCTGCCCAACGCGGCCCTCAGCATTCTTCCGATGGTTGGGGCAAACTGA
- a CDS encoding DUF4332 domain-containing protein has translation MSNEPCPSPYPLPSHFSREQAVLIAAGIQSWEAIAGLTDRDLDQLSRRGGALERQLRKLRGQAQLVVELDLEPYQAALLLYAGIANREGLAAASPQQLLTQLGRLERTLTGMAPARVSPSLVRAWIQRAQQAGRSRN, from the coding sequence GTGAGCAACGAGCCTTGCCCTTCGCCCTATCCCCTGCCCTCCCATTTCTCCAGGGAGCAGGCGGTGCTCATTGCCGCCGGCATTCAAAGCTGGGAGGCTATTGCTGGGCTGACTGATCGGGACCTCGATCAGCTCTCGAGGAGAGGCGGAGCGCTCGAGCGTCAGCTCCGGAAACTGCGCGGCCAAGCCCAGCTGGTGGTGGAGTTGGATCTTGAGCCCTACCAAGCCGCGTTGTTGCTCTATGCCGGGATCGCCAATCGAGAGGGCCTGGCTGCGGCATCCCCCCAACAACTCTTGACGCAGTTGGGGCGCCTCGAGCGGACTTTGACCGGGATGGCCCCAGCCCGCGTTTCGCCGTCGCTGGTGCGCGCCTGGATCCAACGGGCACAGCAAGCCGGTCGCTCAAGGAACTGA
- a CDS encoding Ycf51 family protein: MRADPLLLTAGEWLGIAAGGLLLITVVAFVARWGFRFRLVGVTSFTVLLSLSCLAFAVSYAPRLVVEGAVSVPVVFDNGSDLVVAAAPADLTAETFGPSVEQVARNLRASGRKDPTVEVRLRRVEPQGDGSDRPIVLATAIRDWTTGEVDVSVNAKR; this comes from the coding sequence ATGCGTGCCGATCCCCTCTTGCTCACGGCTGGCGAATGGCTGGGGATTGCCGCTGGTGGACTGCTGCTCATCACAGTGGTGGCCTTCGTGGCGCGCTGGGGCTTCCGCTTTCGCCTGGTGGGCGTCACGAGCTTCACCGTGCTGCTCTCTCTGTCCTGTCTGGCCTTTGCTGTGAGCTACGCCCCCAGGCTGGTGGTGGAAGGGGCTGTGAGCGTTCCGGTTGTGTTCGACAACGGCTCAGACCTGGTGGTAGCAGCCGCCCCTGCGGACCTGACTGCTGAGACCTTCGGTCCCAGCGTTGAGCAGGTCGCTCGCAACCTGCGCGCCAGCGGCCGAAAGGACCCCACCGTTGAAGTGCGCCTGCGCCGCGTCGAGCCCCAAGGCGATGGAAGCGATCGCCCCATCGTCCTGGCCACCGCCATCCGCGATTGGACCACCGGCGAGGTGGACGTCAGCGTCAACGCCAAGCGGTGA